A genomic window from Variovorax paradoxus includes:
- a CDS encoding amino acid synthesis family protein yields the protein MSLIEIRKRSLSIETIYHEGGPPAATPLRLAAACAVIHNPYAGRYEPDLMPFMAELRSLGTLLATELVEVLGRDKIEVYSKAAIVGVNGELEHGAVWHEAGGWAMRSILGEPKAIVPSAKAVAATGYRLMVPLHYIHAAYVRSHYNSMEVGIQDAPRPNEILFALVMGTGGRVHARLGGLTKEQVVVHDGQR from the coding sequence ATGTCACTGATCGAGATCCGCAAGCGCAGCCTTTCCATTGAAACGATCTACCACGAAGGCGGCCCACCGGCCGCGACGCCGCTCAGGCTGGCGGCCGCCTGCGCGGTCATTCACAACCCCTACGCGGGACGGTACGAGCCGGACCTGATGCCCTTCATGGCCGAGCTGCGCTCGCTCGGCACGCTGCTTGCCACCGAACTGGTCGAGGTGCTCGGGCGGGACAAGATCGAGGTCTACAGCAAGGCCGCGATCGTCGGCGTGAACGGAGAGCTGGAGCACGGCGCGGTCTGGCACGAAGCCGGGGGATGGGCCATGCGCAGCATCCTGGGCGAGCCGAAGGCGATCGTTCCCTCGGCCAAGGCGGTGGCCGCCACCGGCTACCGGCTCATGGTGCCGCTGCACTACATCCATGCCGCGTACGTGCGCAGCCACTACAACTCGATGGAGGTGGGCATCCAGGATGCGCCGCGTCCGAACGAGATCCTGTTCGCACTGGTGATGGGCACGGGAGGGCGGGTGCACGCACGCCTGGGCGGGCTCACCAAGGAGCAGGTGGTCGTGCACGACGGGCAACGGTGA